The proteins below are encoded in one region of Chitinophagales bacterium:
- a CDS encoding antibiotic biosynthesis monooxygenase has product MIVRIVKMKFKANEIDNFLATFEKQKEFIAGFEGCSFLELLRDKNDETIFFTHSHWDNEETLERYRQSDFFRNIWSKVKLLFSDKPEAWSTQKYA; this is encoded by the coding sequence ATGATAGTACGAATAGTGAAAATGAAATTTAAAGCAAATGAAATTGATAATTTCTTGGCTACTTTTGAAAAACAAAAAGAATTTATTGCCGGTTTTGAAGGATGTAGCTTTTTAGAACTGCTTAGAGATAAAAATGACGAAACTATATTTTTTACTCATAGCCACTGGGATAATGAAGAAACTTTAGAGCGATACAGACAATCTGATTTTTTTAGAAATATATGGAGTAAAGTAAAATTACTATTTAGCGACAAACCCGAAGCTTGGTCAACACAAAAATATGCATAA
- the aroB gene encoding 3-dehydroquinate synthase — translation MHNINLHFGEINELLNAYLKENSFNKIFILVDENTKRDCLPLIHFNNFIEIEIKSGEQHKNIQTCQQIWAVLLEHEAHRNDLLINLGGGVIGDMGGFCASVFKRGISFVNIPTTLLAMVDASIGGKTGIDFYNQKNMLGVFNKPKAVLIDNIFLKTLPTRQLLSGKAEMLKHGIIANEEHFFSIPIDEIPTLNLIETSINIKNDFVKQDPYDKGLRKTLNFGHTLGHALESYCLSENYDLLHGEAVAQGMLWAIDLSVNFNALDFSMATRLKNHIRLFFKPLQIPNTSLKEIIIIAQNDKKNNDSSINFCLLKDISNPIVDLKLNANQVYDCLSD, via the coding sequence ATGCATAATATAAACTTACATTTTGGCGAAATTAATGAGCTTTTAAACGCTTATTTAAAAGAAAACTCTTTTAATAAAATCTTTATTCTTGTAGATGAAAATACTAAAAGAGATTGTCTGCCACTTATCCATTTTAACAATTTTATAGAGATAGAAATAAAAAGTGGAGAACAGCATAAAAATATACAAACTTGCCAGCAGATTTGGGCAGTTTTATTAGAACATGAAGCCCACAGAAATGATTTACTTATAAATTTAGGTGGGGGTGTTATAGGCGATATGGGCGGTTTTTGTGCCTCGGTATTTAAAAGAGGTATTAGTTTTGTAAACATACCCACTACCCTGCTTGCTATGGTAGATGCCAGCATAGGCGGTAAAACGGGGATTGATTTTTACAATCAAAAAAATATGCTGGGGGTGTTTAACAAACCTAAAGCTGTATTAATAGACAATATTTTTTTAAAAACACTTCCTACACGGCAGCTACTTTCCGGAAAAGCCGAAATGCTAAAACATGGCATTATAGCTAATGAAGAACATTTTTTTAGTATTCCTATTGATGAAATTCCGACCTTAAATTTAATAGAAACATCAATTAATATTAAAAATGATTTTGTAAAACAAGACCCTTATGATAAAGGATTGAGAAAAACACTAAATTTTGGTCATACTTTAGGGCACGCCTTAGAAAGCTATTGTCTTTCAGAAAATTATGATTTGCTTCATGGCGAAGCTGTTGCTCAAGGTATGCTTTGGGCTATAGATTTATCTGTTAATTTTAACGCCTTAGATTTTTCTATGGCTACGAGATTAAAAAATCATATACGCCTGTTTTTTAAGCCTTTGCAAATACCTAATACTTCTTTAAAAGAAATAATTATTATAGCTCAAAACGACAAAAAGAATAATGATTCAAGTATTAACTTTTGCCTTTTAAAAGATATAAGTAATCCTATAGTTGATTTAAAACTCAATGCTAATCAAGTATATGATTGCTTATCGGATTAA